GGCGCAGCCTCGACTCCCTCCAAGCCGTGTACCGGCTCGGTGTCCGTCTCGCCTGGCGCCGGTTCGCCGAGATCGGCCAGCGGGTCGACATCGCCGCGCCCGCGATGTACGAGCTCGCCGAGTCGGGCTTCGAGTACCTGGACGGTCTGGTCGAGCAGTCGGTGCGCGGGTACGCGGAGGCGGCCGCGCTCCAGGCCAGCGAACGCATCAGGCTGCAACGGCAGTTGATCGACCGGCTGCTGTCCCATCCGCCCGGTGATCCGGTGCACACGCTGGGCGAGCGCGCCGCGCGCATCGGCTGGGACCTTCCGGCCACGATCGCCGTCGGCGTGCTGATCCGGCCGGCCTGGGAGGCGGTGGCCCCCGCCGTGGGCCAGGGCATCCTGCTGGACATGGAGTGCGAGCAGCCCCGCGTGGTCATCCCCGAGCCCGACACCGCGGGCCGTGCCGAGCTGGTGCGCCGGGCCACGACGGGCTGGTCCGGGGCGATCGGCCCCTCGGTGCCGCTCGCGGCCGCCGCGACGTCCTTACGCTGGGCCGAGACCGCGGTGCGGCTGATCGAGGACGGCCTGCTGCCCCGGGGCGAGGTGCAGCACTGCGCCGAACGTACCGAGGAACTGGTCCTGCTCCCCTCCCAGGAGCTGATCGACGCGGCGGCGCCGCGCTGCCTGGCCCCGCTGGAGGAGGTCGGCCCCACCCAGGCCCGCCGCCTGGCCGCGACGCTCCTCGCCTGGATCGAGACGTCCGGCGGCGCGCCCGAGGTCGCCAGCCGCCTCGGGGTGCACCCACAGACGGCCCGGTACCGGCTGCGCCAGATCCGCGAGCTGTGGGGGGACGCGCTCGACGTCCCGGACCGGCGCTTCGAGATGCTGCTCGTGCTGCGCGCCCAGCGCCTGCGCGGCGAACTCCCGACGGGACCCGACTGACAGGCCGGGTTCCCTGGGAGTGAGCGGGCCGGACCGGCTGGCCTACCGGCCGCTCTCGCGCTCTCCCGACGTCCGCTCCCAGGCCGTCGCGAACATCTCGTGCAGCGGCGCGATCGGCAGTACGCGTACGAAAGGGCCCTGGATCTCGTTGCGCCGCATCGGGCGGACGCGGTGCTGCGCCAGCTTCGCGGTCTCCAGGGGAAGGTGCGGGGCCTTGAGGTCGGTCCACTCCCCCGGCAGGAACACCGTGCGGCCGGCGCGCGACCGCTTGGCCTCCACGACCGCGCCGGTGGCGAGGAGATCCGCGCGGGCCTGCGCGAGCTGCCCTGCCGACCAGCCGTTCCACCGGCGCACGTTACGGTCGGTGGGTGCGGCCAGGGTCGCCACCTGGAGGTACAGAGCCGCGGCGTCCTCGCCCGTCCCGAGTTCACCGGCCACGCGCGCGACCAGCTCGGGGCAGGACTGCCGCGGGTCGGCCTCGTACGCGCCCGACGGCACCGCGCCCGAGCGAGCCCGCCTCATCATCCGCTCCAGGCCACCACCGGCCAGCAGCGAGGCCACCCGGTCCAGTTCCTCTGCGAGGTCGGTGACCTCCTCGCGCACCTGCCGCCACACCTCGGGGTCGGCGACCGCCGCGGGGCGCAGGAAGGACGCACCGCCGGGCGCGCAGACGACCAGGGGGCCGGAGTCGTACGCGGTCGCCCCGTCCAGGCTGCCGCCGAACGGCACCAGGCCGCCCGTCTCGTCGGGCGCGACGACGCGGCCCGCCTCCATCACCTCCGCCGGGCAGGCCGTGCTCGGCCTCGGCCGCCCGGGCCGCCGCGTAGGCACGCCCGCCGGGCCGGCTGCCGTACCCGATCAGGCGGTGGCCCACGGTGTCCCAGAACCACGGCAGATGCGCCGGAGGCAGGCGGCGCGCCCGCGCCGCCATGGTGTCGACGAACCGGCCGGGCTTGGTCCAGGACAGGTTGAGCTCGGAGCCCATGGTGTCGACGAGCTCGCGCGCCGCCGCAGCGGCCGCCGGGTCATGGGCGGTGACCCAGTCGGCGTACGTGGTCGACACGTGGGTGCCGGCGGCGGGCAGCAGGGCTTCCGGCGAGACGATCACGCCGGGGATCCTCGCACGCCCTCTGACATCGCCGACTCCGCGCCTCACACCGCGTCATGGGACGCGGCGACGGGATCCGTTCACGACGCGGGGTGTCCTGCGGAGTCGGTGTGCGCGGCCTGGCTGGAGAACTTGTTGAGGAAGACGTCGTACCGGCCGTCGGGGCGCTGGGTGACCGTCGCGCCGTCCTGCCAGATGCCGTTCTCCGGCCACCACTGGGAGCCGGCCGGATCGCCCTGGTTCTGGTGGATGTTGTGCATGCCGAGGTCGCCCTCGGGATCGTCGTCGAAGGGCTCGCCGAAGACGAGGACCTGCTGCCCCGCCAGCAGGATCGATTCCAGCACGGCGGCGGCGTCGACATTGGAGCCCGCGTGCCAGGGCCGCGAGCCGAACAGGTCCATCAGTTCCTGCAGCCAGGACGGCGGCCGGCGCTCGAACAGGACGCCGGACCGGTCCAGCAGCGCCGGGTGGCGCAGGTAGTCCAGGGCTCCGGAGTCCGGCGTGCGCGCGAGGTCGTGGTACCCCGGGGGCAGGGCGGCGGCCGGCCCGAGTGCGCGGGCGTCGAGGGTGAACGTCTTCCACTGCACACCCACGTTGGACTTGTGGCTGTCGACGTCGACGGCACAGTGGTACCGCCCGTCGGGGGCGTCCACCTCGACGTTGAGGTGGAACCAGCGGCCCTGGTCGTCCGGCTGGTCGCGATAGTGGCGGTACACGGTCCCCGAGAGCACGCCGTAGCGGTCGAAAGGCATGCCGCCAGTGAACCACCGACGAACACGCGAAGCACCCGTGAGGTGACTTTGCGTAGCCGCGTGTCTCTCCGTATCGAGAGGGCGTTCGGTGTCGCAAAAGTTCAAGACGGGGTCTCGGGAGCCTCGTAGCGTCCGAAGCATGAACGCGATCCACACCCACCTGACCGTCAGTGCCTCCGAAGCGGCGCGCGTCACCCGAGGCGTCACGCCCGAGCAGCTCGCCGCACCGTCCGTGTGCGCCGACTGGACCGTGCGCGAGCTCGCCAACCACCTTGTCCTCTACACCGCGCACGGACTGGAGCACCGGGCCCTGCGCACCCAGCTTCCCGAGGCAACCGTCCAGCGGGACTTCACCGCGGACGGCGACTGGGCCGAGCGGTACGAGGAGCAGCTCGGCCGTGCTCTGGCAGCCTGGGAGCGGCCCGGCGTCTGGGACGGCGAGATCGATCTCGGATTCACCGCCATGCCCGCCCCCACCGTCGCATCGCTCCTGGTGAAGGAACTCGCCCTGCACGGCTGGGATGTGGCCCGGTCCACCGGGCAGGAGTTCAGCCTCCCGGAGGAGACCGCCGCGTTCGTCCTCGGGGTCGTCGAGGAGCACGCCGAGGTCTATCGCCAGTACGAAGGCTTCGCCGCGCCGGTGCCCACCGCGGCGACCGAGGGCGCCCCGGCGCTGGCCCGCGCGCTGGCCCTCAGCGGCCGCGATCCGCGAGGCTAGCCGGCAAGGCCTGCCCCGGGCCGTGACGGGGCGCGGACTCCGAGGACGTCGAGCATGGCCCGGGTGGCGGGGCTGGGGTTGAACCGGCTCCAGGCGAGGCTCTCGATGCGGTGGGGACCGTCGACGAGCGGTACCAGGGCGAGTCCGGGGTCGGCGGCGGCCAG
This sequence is a window from Streptomyces sp. HUAS YS2. Protein-coding genes within it:
- a CDS encoding helix-turn-helix domain-containing protein — encoded protein: MSRSAWSQVPRAQVERFASLALAESAELAQTILCEIRQDFPQLRLVEDGSGEPMALVGIRRAIEGFVQHLASGAADPRVPPEVFQEFGRGEGLGGRSLDSLQAVYRLGVRLAWRRFAEIGQRVDIAAPAMYELAESGFEYLDGLVEQSVRGYAEAAALQASERIRLQRQLIDRLLSHPPGDPVHTLGERAARIGWDLPATIAVGVLIRPAWEAVAPAVGQGILLDMECEQPRVVIPEPDTAGRAELVRRATTGWSGAIGPSVPLAAAATSLRWAETAVRLIEDGLLPRGEVQHCAERTEELVLLPSQELIDAAAPRCLAPLEEVGPTQARRLAATLLAWIETSGGAPEVASRLGVHPQTARYRLRQIRELWGDALDVPDRRFEMLLVLRAQRLRGELPTGPD
- a CDS encoding DUF2278 family protein; protein product: MPFDRYGVLSGTVYRHYRDQPDDQGRWFHLNVEVDAPDGRYHCAVDVDSHKSNVGVQWKTFTLDARALGPAAALPPGYHDLARTPDSGALDYLRHPALLDRSGVLFERRPPSWLQELMDLFGSRPWHAGSNVDAAAVLESILLAGQQVLVFGEPFDDDPEGDLGMHNIHQNQGDPAGSQWWPENGIWQDGATVTQRPDGRYDVFLNKFSSQAAHTDSAGHPAS
- a CDS encoding TIGR03086 family metal-binding protein codes for the protein MNAIHTHLTVSASEAARVTRGVTPEQLAAPSVCADWTVRELANHLVLYTAHGLEHRALRTQLPEATVQRDFTADGDWAERYEEQLGRALAAWERPGVWDGEIDLGFTAMPAPTVASLLVKELALHGWDVARSTGQEFSLPEETAAFVLGVVEEHAEVYRQYEGFAAPVPTAATEGAPALARALALSGRDPRG